One part of the Arabidopsis thaliana chromosome 1 sequence genome encodes these proteins:
- the YSL8 gene encoding YELLOW STRIPE like 8 (YELLOW STRIPE like 8 (YSL8); FUNCTIONS IN: oligopeptide transporter activity; INVOLVED IN: oligopeptide transport, transmembrane transport; LOCATED IN: plasma membrane; EXPRESSED IN: 22 plant structures; EXPRESSED DURING: 13 growth stages; CONTAINS InterPro DOMAIN/s: Oligopeptide transporter OPT superfamily (InterPro:IPR004813); BEST Arabidopsis thaliana protein match is: YELLOW STRIPE like 5 (TAIR:AT3G17650.1); Has 1797 Blast hits to 1745 proteins in 565 species: Archae - 19; Bacteria - 910; Metazoa - 0; Fungi - 269; Plants - 459; Viruses - 1; Other Eukaryotes - 139 (source: NCBI BLink).), whose translation MRKGGLTPDRDRQIEEHELQETGISPDIERLKRNINATPYQREEEEEDREEQEESVEGIFESREVPSWKKQLTIRAFVVSFALSILFSFIVMKLNLTTGIIPSLNVSAGLLGFFFVKTWTKMLHKSGLLKQPFTRQENTVIQTCVVASSGIAFSGGFGTYLFAMSHRIADQSGDVARGVKDPSLGWMIAFLFVVSFLGLFSVVPLRKIMIIDFKLPYPSGTATAHLINSFHTPQGAKLAKKQVRVLGKFFSFSFFWGFFQWFFTAGENCGFNSFPTFGLRAYQYKFYFDFSATYVGVGMICPYIINISLLLGGILSWGLMWPLIETRKGDWFPSNVDSSSMNGLQAYKVFIAVATILGDGLYNFCKVLIRTFSGLISQIRGKAGSRSSLAHKEDPPASPASPLTPRISYDDQRRTRFFLKDQIPSWFAVGGYVVISAVSTAILPHMFSQLRWYYIIVIYIFAPILAFCNAYGAGLTDWSLASTYGKLAIFTIGAWAGSDHGGLLAGLAACGVMMNIVSTASDLTQDFKTGYLTLSSPRAMFVSQVIGTAMGCLVSPCVFWLFYKAFDDLGLPNSEYPAPFATVYRSMAKLGVEGVSSLPRDCLMLCYVFFGVAILINLIKDCLGNRWGRFVPLPMAMAIPFFLGPYFAIDMCVGSFILFVWERLDAPKAEAFATAVASGLICGDGIWTLPSSVLAIAGVKPPICMKFLSAATNHRVDKFLQGSS comes from the exons aTGAGAAAAGGAGGTTTAACTCCTGACAGAGATCGTCAGATTGAGGAACATGAGTTGCAAGAAACTGGGATAAGTCCTGACATAGAGAGGTTAAAGAGGAACATTAATGCTACACCAtaccaaagagaagaagaggaagaagatagagaggaACAGGAAGAATCCGTGGAGGGAATATTCGAAAGCAGAGAGGTTCCTTCGTGGAAGAAGCAGTTAACAATTAGGGCTTTTGTGGTTAGCTTTGCGCTAAGCATTTTGTTTAGCTTCATTGTGATGAAGCTTAACCTCACAACAGGAATCATTCCTTCGCTTAATGTATCTGCTGGTCTTTTGGGGTTCTTCTTCGTCAAGACATGGACTAAGATGCTTCATAAATCTGGTCTTTTGAAACAGCCCTTTACAAGACAAGAGAACACCGTTATTCAGACTTGTGTAGTTGCTTCCTCAGGAATTGCCTTTAGCG GAGGATTTGGGACTTACCTATTTGCAATGAGCCATCGAATAGCAGACCAATCAGGAGACGTTGCCCGTGGCGTTAAGGATCCTTCATTGGGTTGGATGATagcttttctctttgttgtcaGCTTTCTTGGCCTCTTCTCTGTTGTTCCTCTTAGAAAG ATAATGATAATAGACTTCAAACTACCATACCCAAGTGGCACTGCAACTGCTCATCTTATCAACAGCTTTCATACTCCTCAAGGGGCAAAGCTAGCCAA GAAACAAGTCCGAGTCTTGGGGAAATTCTTCTCCTTCAGCTTCTTTTGGGGTTTCTTCCAATGGTTCTTTACTGCAGGTGAAAATTGTGGGTTTAACAGCTTCCCTACTTTTGGACTCAGAGCTTACCAATATAA GTTctactttgatttttctgcAACATATGTGGGTGTTGGTATGATATGCCCATACATAATCAACATCTCTCTTCTATTGGGTGGAATTCTCTCTTGGGGACTAATGTGGCCTCTCATTGAAACCAGAAAAGGAGATTGGTTCCCTTCTAATGTTGACTCTAGCAGCATGAACGGTCTTCAGGCTTACAAG gTGTTCATAGCTGTCGCTACGATCCTAGGAGATGGTCTATACAACTTTTGCAAGGTGTTGATCCGAACCTTTTCAGGACTGATCTCGCAGATCCGAGGTAAAGCTGGTTCGAGAAGCTCTCTTGCACACAAAGAAGACCCTCCTGCTTCCCCTGCTTCCCCATTGACCCCAAGGATATCTTATGATGACCAACGACGAACAAGATTCTTCCTCAAGGATCAAATACCGTCTTGGTTTGCTGTTGGAGGCTATGTGGTTATATCTGCAGTGTCTACAGCTATACTTCCTCACATGTTCTCTCAGCTGAGATGGTACTACATTATAGTCATCTATATCTTTGCTCCTATCTTAGCTTTCTGCAATGCTTACGGAGCCGGGCTCACTGATTGGTCGCTAGCATCAACCTATGGAAAGCTTGCCATATTTACAATTGGAGCATGGGCTGGTTCGGATCATGGAGGTCTTCTGGCAGGCTTAGCGGCTTGTGGAGTCATGATGAATATAGTATCGACAGCTTCAGACCTGACGCAGGATTTCAAAACTGGTTACCTAACATTGTCATCTCCAAGAGCCATGTTTGTGAGCCAGGTAATTGGAACAGCTATGGGCTGCTTGGTTTCACCCTGCGTATTCTGGCTTTTCTACAAGGCGTTTGATGATCTTGGTCTACCAAACAGTGAATACCCTGCTCCGTTTGCTACTGTGTACCGAAGTATGGCTAAACTCGGGGTTGAAGGCGTCTCGTCTCTACCAAGAGACTGTCTTATGCTGTGCTACGTGTTTTTCGGTGTGGCCATACTCATTAACTTAATAAAAGATTGTCTTGGTAACAGGTGGGGAAGGTTTGTTCCTCTTCCCATGGCAATGGCTATACCGTTTTTCTTGGGGCCTTACTTTGCAATTGACATGTGCGTGGggagttttattttgtttgtctgGGAGAGGTTAGATGCGCCAAAGGCTGAAGCATTTGCAACAGCAGTGGCTTCTGGTTTGATATGTGGAGATGGAATCTGGACTTTGCCAAGTTCAGTGCTTGCTATAGCTGGAGTTAAACCTCCTATTTGCATGAAGTTTCTTTCAGCTGCAACTAATCACAGAGTCGACAAGTTCCTGCAAGGATcctcttag
- a CDS encoding zinc ion binding/nucleic acid binding/hydrolase — translation MLGYLPKDISQCLSPLIDDYDLKFEGTITSVPKKSSEAVLIKVVCHKMRSDGWKECELYGDFKPLWEKVLQVVEHQMQFPPKTTRYQLNFNVLLQEVLRSCSHLFTADEKAFLESFPTLSEDSQRLFIRLYTRKGPWFRLSNISYPEVTDSLQALKDLTVRGFMSSVKDANELDNQKMKEITELLNVTELRDILSMNKVFSRTSRKRDLINSLCSCYNDGTRINLATVILERTGLCAKVSSTAESLIWRVERLFFLNGEQDLSSFVLLDLGIIKYPTYKCIDSEQIFSNRTKLLAYEEAIEVAQLMDESLDNEDPQTVLKCIIIAETRISSSSLDSAHAAAFNRFTAPWVNSKVVLLGVSFFENQKRYNRAVYLLRRLLSCFNCDGRRGYWTVRLSTDLEHMGRPNESLTVAEQGLLDPWVRAGSRVALQRRILRLAKPPRRWKTPTFSNLVDNKIPEVTIQGRSLNCEVGIKNRFYGEDGEQCGVEQLALQYYSGEGGGWQGIHTESSIWLTIFGLLMWDILFSDVPGVFQTRFQTAPLDLETESFYLTRKETIESQLEKVANGMAEEILIISYETQRGTACRGVAWERFSLEELRAAVACVGGMCIASLCRHLAQDYRSWCSGMPDLLVWRFKENGYEGEAKLVEVKSEKDRLSEQQRAWLLLLMDSGFNVEICKVRPASLIKT, via the exons ATGCTTGGGTATCTACCTAAAGATATATCCCAGTGCTTGTCCCCGCTGATCGATGACTATGACCTTAAGTTTGAG GGAACGATAACATCTGTTCCGAAGAAATCTTCTGAAGCTGTTCTGATCAAGGTTGTTTGTCACAAGATGAGATCTGATGGTTGGAAGGAATGTGAATTGTATGGAGATTTTAAACCTCTTTGGGAGAAAGTTCTTCAGGTTGTTGAGCATCAGATGCAATTTCCGCCTAAAACAACAAGATATCAGTTGAACTTCAACGTATTACTACAAGAAGTTCTAAGAAGCTGCTCTCACTTATTCACAGCCGATGAAAAGGCATTCTTGG AATCTTTCCCCACACTTTCAGAGGATAGCCAGAGACTTTTCATCCGGCTTTACACACGAAAAG GACCTTGGTTTAGGCTATCAAATATATCATACCCTGAGGTGACTGATTCTCTTCAAGCCCTGAAGGATCTGACAG TCAGGGGATTTATGAGTTCAGTGAAGGACGCAAATGAACTCGATAACCAAAAGATGAAGGAAATCACAGAGTTGCTTAACGTCACTGAACTTCGTGATATCTTATCTATGAACAAG GTGTTCAGTCGCAcctcaagaaagagagacctTATtaattctctttgttcttgttaCAATGATGGAACGAG aaTAAATCTAGCAACAGTAATTCTAGAAAGAACAGGACTATGTGCTAAGGTATCAAGTACAGCAGAATCTCTCATATGGCGCGTTGAG AGGCTTTTCTTCCTCAATGGGGAGCAAGATCTATCGTCTTTTGTTCTGCTGGATCTTGGTATTATCAAATACCCAACTTACAAATGCATTGACTCAGAGCAAATATTCTCGAATCGGACCAAGCTTTTAGCATATGAAGAG GCCATTGAAGTGGCTCAGTTGATGGATGAGTCTCTTGACAATGAGGATCCTCAGACAGTGTTGAAATGCATTATAATTGCTGAAACCCGCATATCCAGTTCCTCTTTGGATTCTGCTCACGCTGCTGCATTTAATCGCTTTACAGCTCCATGGGTTAACTCAAAGGTGGTTCTCTTAGgagtttccttttttgagAACCAGAAGAG gTACAACCGAGCAGTTTATCTACTGAGGCGATTGCTCAGCTGTTTTAATTGTGATGGGAGACGAGGATACTGGACAGTCAGGTTATCAACGGATTTGGAGCACATGGGACGTCCAAATGAGAGTCTTACAGTTGCAGAGCAGGGACTATTGGATCCTTGGGTGCGTGCTGGTTCAAGGGTAGCTTTGCAAAGGCGGATTCTTCGTTTGGCAAAACCTCCAAGACGCTGGAAAACTCCCACTTTTTCAAATCTCGTCGACAACAAGATCCCCGAG GTTACTATTCAAGGGAGATCACTGAACTGTGAAGTTGGCATAAAAAATAGGTTTTatggagaagatggagaaCAATGTGGAGTGGAGCAGCTCGCATTGCAGTATTACAgtggagaaggaggaggatgGCAAGGAATTCATACAGAGAGTAGTATCTGGTTAACGATTTTCGGGCTTCTCATGTGGGATATTCTATTTTCCGATGTCCCTGGCGTTTTCCAAACCCGATTCCAG ACTGCTCCACTGGACTTAGAGACTGAATCCTTCTATCTAACCAGGAAGGAAACAATAGAATCTCAGCTCGAAAAAGTCGCAAATGGAATGGCTGAAGAAATACTAATCATATCATATGAAACACAACGTGGAACAGCGTGCAGAGGAGTGGCTTGGGAGCGGTTTTCGTTAGAGGAACTGAGAGCAGCAGTGGCTTGTGTTGGAGGTATGTGTATAGCATCGCTGTGCCGGCATTTAGCTCAAGACTATAGGAGCTGGTGCAGTGGAATGCCTGATCTACTGGTATGGCGGTTCAAGGAGAATGGTTATGAAGGTGAAGCTAAGCTTGTGGAAGTGAAATCAGAGAAAGATAGGTTATCAGAACAGCAAAGAGCTTGGCTTCTACTTCTAATGGATTCAGGCTTTAATGTTGAGATTTGCAAAGTAAGACCTGcttctttaattaaaacttaa
- a CDS encoding zinc ion binding/nucleic acid binding/hydrolase, whose amino-acid sequence MLTGRESLLRLIGKRRRFLPNRHLLLSAHTPNSLNLEFNDYGNLVSLAGDDCRLSEDPTSSDDPSKFSDDLSLSTRKKRRLTQTTLLQSSFLSVPKQLEDGLVICTQQKSILDSETFEFSLVQRSEPSESICCKVEDGSCSPSREESLKTVTLDEDNGEAIETFIVGRKFSDVQDLEIGGDIFLLRHPENVKDRNAIKVISGDSEMLGYLPKDISQCLSPLIDDYDLKFEGTITSVPKKSSEAVLIKVVCHKMRSDGWKECELYGDFKPLWEKVLQVVEHQMQFPPKTTRYQLNFNVLLQEVLRSCSHLFTADEKAFLESFPTLSEDSQRLFIRLYTRKGPWFRLSNISYPEVTDSLQALKDLTVRGFMSSVKDANELDNQKMKEITELLNVTELRDILSMNKVFSRTSRKRDLINSLCSCYNDGTRINLATVILERTGLCAKVSSTAESLIWRVERLFFLNGEQDLSSFVLLDLGIIKYPTYKCIDSEQIFSNRTKLLAYEEVFTCLY is encoded by the exons ATGCTCACCGGACGGGAGAGTTTGCTCCGGTTGATTGGAAAGCGCCGGCGATTTCTCCCCAATCGCCACCTTCTTCTCTCCGCTCATACTCCG AATTCGTTAAATCTCGAGTTCAACGACTATGGCAATCTTGTCTCATTAGCCGGAGATGATTGTCGTTTATCAGAGGATCCGACTTCTTCAGATGACCCGAGTAAATTCTCTG ATGATTTGAGTTTATCCACGAGGAAGAAACGGAGATTAACTCAGACCACTCTTCTTCAGTCAAGTTTCTTGTCAGTGCCAAAACAATTAGAAGATGGTCTTGTAATTTGTACTCAGCAGAAATCGATACTCGATTCTGAAACTTTTGAATTCAGTTTGGTGCAAAGAAGTGAGCCTAGTGAGTCTATTTGCTGCAAGGTTGAAGATGGTTCATGTTCTCCAAGTAGGGAGGAGAGTTTGAAAACTGTGACTTTAGATGAAGACAATGGTGAGGCTATTGAAACCTTTATAGTTGGTAGGAAGTTCAGTGATGTTCAGGATTTAGAAATTGGGGgtgacatttttcttttgagacATCCTGAGAATGTCAAAGATCGAAACGCTAtaaag GTTATTTCTGGAGACTCTGAAATGCTTGGGTATCTACCTAAAGATATATCCCAGTGCTTGTCCCCGCTGATCGATGACTATGACCTTAAGTTTGAG GGAACGATAACATCTGTTCCGAAGAAATCTTCTGAAGCTGTTCTGATCAAGGTTGTTTGTCACAAGATGAGATCTGATGGTTGGAAGGAATGTGAATTGTATGGAGATTTTAAACCTCTTTGGGAGAAAGTTCTTCAGGTTGTTGAGCATCAGATGCAATTTCCGCCTAAAACAACAAGATATCAGTTGAACTTCAACGTATTACTACAAGAAGTTCTAAGAAGCTGCTCTCACTTATTCACAGCCGATGAAAAGGCATTCTTGG AATCTTTCCCCACACTTTCAGAGGATAGCCAGAGACTTTTCATCCGGCTTTACACACGAAAAG GACCTTGGTTTAGGCTATCAAATATATCATACCCTGAGGTGACTGATTCTCTTCAAGCCCTGAAGGATCTGACAG TCAGGGGATTTATGAGTTCAGTGAAGGACGCAAATGAACTCGATAACCAAAAGATGAAGGAAATCACAGAGTTGCTTAACGTCACTGAACTTCGTGATATCTTATCTATGAACAAG GTGTTCAGTCGCAcctcaagaaagagagacctTATtaattctctttgttcttgttaCAATGATGGAACGAG aaTAAATCTAGCAACAGTAATTCTAGAAAGAACAGGACTATGTGCTAAGGTATCAAGTACAGCAGAATCTCTCATATGGCGCGTTGAG AGGCTTTTCTTCCTCAATGGGGAGCAAGATCTATCGTCTTTTGTTCTGCTGGATCTTGGTATTATCAAATACCCAACTTACAAATGCATTGACTCAGAGCAAATATTCTCGAATCGGACCAAGCTTTTAGCATATGAAGAGGTGTTTACTTGTCTATATTGA
- the YSL8 gene encoding YELLOW STRIPE like 8: MSHRIADQSGDVARGVKDPSLGWMIAFLFVVSFLGLFSVVPLRKIMIIDFKLPYPSGTATAHLINSFHTPQGAKLAKKQVRVLGKFFSFSFFWGFFQWFFTAGENCGFNSFPTFGLRAYQYKFYFDFSATYVGVGMICPYIINISLLLGGILSWGLMWPLIETRKGDWFPSNVDSSSMNGLQAYKVFIAVATILGDGLYNFCKVLIRTFSGLISQIRGKAGSRSSLAHKEDPPASPASPLTPRISYDDQRRTRFFLKDQIPSWFAVGGYVVISAVSTAILPHMFSQLRWYYIIVIYIFAPILAFCNAYGAGLTDWSLASTYGKLAIFTIGAWAGSDHGGLLAGLAACGVMMNIVSTASDLTQDFKTGYLTLSSPRAMFVSQVIGTAMGCLVSPCVFWLFYKAFDDLGLPNSEYPAPFATVYRSMAKLGVEGVSSLPRDCLMLCYVFFGVAILINLIKDCLGNRWGRFVPLPMAMAIPFFLGPYFAIDMCVGSFILFVWERLDAPKAEAFATAVASGLICGDGIWTLPSSVLAIAGVKPPICMKFLSAATNHRVDKFLQGSS, encoded by the exons ATGAGCCATCGAATAGCAGACCAATCAGGAGACGTTGCCCGTGGCGTTAAGGATCCTTCATTGGGTTGGATGATagcttttctctttgttgtcaGCTTTCTTGGCCTCTTCTCTGTTGTTCCTCTTAGAAAG ATAATGATAATAGACTTCAAACTACCATACCCAAGTGGCACTGCAACTGCTCATCTTATCAACAGCTTTCATACTCCTCAAGGGGCAAAGCTAGCCAA GAAACAAGTCCGAGTCTTGGGGAAATTCTTCTCCTTCAGCTTCTTTTGGGGTTTCTTCCAATGGTTCTTTACTGCAGGTGAAAATTGTGGGTTTAACAGCTTCCCTACTTTTGGACTCAGAGCTTACCAATATAA GTTctactttgatttttctgcAACATATGTGGGTGTTGGTATGATATGCCCATACATAATCAACATCTCTCTTCTATTGGGTGGAATTCTCTCTTGGGGACTAATGTGGCCTCTCATTGAAACCAGAAAAGGAGATTGGTTCCCTTCTAATGTTGACTCTAGCAGCATGAACGGTCTTCAGGCTTACAAG gTGTTCATAGCTGTCGCTACGATCCTAGGAGATGGTCTATACAACTTTTGCAAGGTGTTGATCCGAACCTTTTCAGGACTGATCTCGCAGATCCGAGGTAAAGCTGGTTCGAGAAGCTCTCTTGCACACAAAGAAGACCCTCCTGCTTCCCCTGCTTCCCCATTGACCCCAAGGATATCTTATGATGACCAACGACGAACAAGATTCTTCCTCAAGGATCAAATACCGTCTTGGTTTGCTGTTGGAGGCTATGTGGTTATATCTGCAGTGTCTACAGCTATACTTCCTCACATGTTCTCTCAGCTGAGATGGTACTACATTATAGTCATCTATATCTTTGCTCCTATCTTAGCTTTCTGCAATGCTTACGGAGCCGGGCTCACTGATTGGTCGCTAGCATCAACCTATGGAAAGCTTGCCATATTTACAATTGGAGCATGGGCTGGTTCGGATCATGGAGGTCTTCTGGCAGGCTTAGCGGCTTGTGGAGTCATGATGAATATAGTATCGACAGCTTCAGACCTGACGCAGGATTTCAAAACTGGTTACCTAACATTGTCATCTCCAAGAGCCATGTTTGTGAGCCAGGTAATTGGAACAGCTATGGGCTGCTTGGTTTCACCCTGCGTATTCTGGCTTTTCTACAAGGCGTTTGATGATCTTGGTCTACCAAACAGTGAATACCCTGCTCCGTTTGCTACTGTGTACCGAAGTATGGCTAAACTCGGGGTTGAAGGCGTCTCGTCTCTACCAAGAGACTGTCTTATGCTGTGCTACGTGTTTTTCGGTGTGGCCATACTCATTAACTTAATAAAAGATTGTCTTGGTAACAGGTGGGGAAGGTTTGTTCCTCTTCCCATGGCAATGGCTATACCGTTTTTCTTGGGGCCTTACTTTGCAATTGACATGTGCGTGGggagttttattttgtttgtctgGGAGAGGTTAGATGCGCCAAAGGCTGAAGCATTTGCAACAGCAGTGGCTTCTGGTTTGATATGTGGAGATGGAATCTGGACTTTGCCAAGTTCAGTGCTTGCTATAGCTGGAGTTAAACCTCCTATTTGCATGAAGTTTCTTTCAGCTGCAACTAATCACAGAGTCGACAAGTTCCTGCAAGGATcctcttag
- a CDS encoding zinc ion binding/nucleic acid binding/hydrolase has translation MLTGRESLLRLIGKRRRFLPNRHLLLSAHTPNSLNLEFNDYGNLVSLAGDDCRLSEDPTSSDDPSKFSDDLSLSTRKKRRLTQTTLLQSSFLSVPKQLEDGLVICTQQKSILDSETFEFSLVQRSEPSESICCKVEDGSCSPSREESLKTVTLDEDNGEAIETFIVGRKFSDVQDLEIGGDIFLLRHPENVKDRNAIKVISGDSEMLGYLPKDISQCLSPLIDDYDLKFEGTITSVPKKSSEAVLIKVVCHKMRSDGWKECELYGDFKPLWEKVLQVVEHQMQFPPKTTRYQLNFNVLLQEVLRSCSHLFTADEKAFLESFPTLSEDSQRLFIRLYTRKGPWFRLSNISYPEVTDSLQALKDLTVRGFMSSVKDANELDNQKMKEITELLNVTELRDILSMNKVFSRTSRKRDLINSLCSCYNDGTRINLATVILERTGLCAKVSSTAESLIWRVERLFFLNGEQDLSSFVLLDLGIIKYPTYKCIDSEQIFSNRTKLLAYEEAIEVAQLMDESLDNEDPQTVLKCIIIAETRISSSSLDSAHAAAFNRFTAPWVNSKVVLLGVSFFENQKRHVNNPSRLFSYSDYLYLFAC, from the exons ATGCTCACCGGACGGGAGAGTTTGCTCCGGTTGATTGGAAAGCGCCGGCGATTTCTCCCCAATCGCCACCTTCTTCTCTCCGCTCATACTCCG AATTCGTTAAATCTCGAGTTCAACGACTATGGCAATCTTGTCTCATTAGCCGGAGATGATTGTCGTTTATCAGAGGATCCGACTTCTTCAGATGACCCGAGTAAATTCTCTG ATGATTTGAGTTTATCCACGAGGAAGAAACGGAGATTAACTCAGACCACTCTTCTTCAGTCAAGTTTCTTGTCAGTGCCAAAACAATTAGAAGATGGTCTTGTAATTTGTACTCAGCAGAAATCGATACTCGATTCTGAAACTTTTGAATTCAGTTTGGTGCAAAGAAGTGAGCCTAGTGAGTCTATTTGCTGCAAGGTTGAAGATGGTTCATGTTCTCCAAGTAGGGAGGAGAGTTTGAAAACTGTGACTTTAGATGAAGACAATGGTGAGGCTATTGAAACCTTTATAGTTGGTAGGAAGTTCAGTGATGTTCAGGATTTAGAAATTGGGGgtgacatttttcttttgagacATCCTGAGAATGTCAAAGATCGAAACGCTAtaaag GTTATTTCTGGAGACTCTGAAATGCTTGGGTATCTACCTAAAGATATATCCCAGTGCTTGTCCCCGCTGATCGATGACTATGACCTTAAGTTTGAG GGAACGATAACATCTGTTCCGAAGAAATCTTCTGAAGCTGTTCTGATCAAGGTTGTTTGTCACAAGATGAGATCTGATGGTTGGAAGGAATGTGAATTGTATGGAGATTTTAAACCTCTTTGGGAGAAAGTTCTTCAGGTTGTTGAGCATCAGATGCAATTTCCGCCTAAAACAACAAGATATCAGTTGAACTTCAACGTATTACTACAAGAAGTTCTAAGAAGCTGCTCTCACTTATTCACAGCCGATGAAAAGGCATTCTTGG AATCTTTCCCCACACTTTCAGAGGATAGCCAGAGACTTTTCATCCGGCTTTACACACGAAAAG GACCTTGGTTTAGGCTATCAAATATATCATACCCTGAGGTGACTGATTCTCTTCAAGCCCTGAAGGATCTGACAG TCAGGGGATTTATGAGTTCAGTGAAGGACGCAAATGAACTCGATAACCAAAAGATGAAGGAAATCACAGAGTTGCTTAACGTCACTGAACTTCGTGATATCTTATCTATGAACAAG GTGTTCAGTCGCAcctcaagaaagagagacctTATtaattctctttgttcttgttaCAATGATGGAACGAG aaTAAATCTAGCAACAGTAATTCTAGAAAGAACAGGACTATGTGCTAAGGTATCAAGTACAGCAGAATCTCTCATATGGCGCGTTGAG AGGCTTTTCTTCCTCAATGGGGAGCAAGATCTATCGTCTTTTGTTCTGCTGGATCTTGGTATTATCAAATACCCAACTTACAAATGCATTGACTCAGAGCAAATATTCTCGAATCGGACCAAGCTTTTAGCATATGAAGAG GCCATTGAAGTGGCTCAGTTGATGGATGAGTCTCTTGACAATGAGGATCCTCAGACAGTGTTGAAATGCATTATAATTGCTGAAACCCGCATATCCAGTTCCTCTTTGGATTCTGCTCACGCTGCTGCATTTAATCGCTTTACAGCTCCATGGGTTAACTCAAAGGTGGTTCTCTTAGgagtttccttttttgagAACCAGAAGAGGCATGTAAACAATCCATCTCGTCTTTTTAGTTATTCAgattatctttatctttttgcCTGttga